CTGGGACGGCAGCGATCCCGCCGGCTACGCGCGCAGTTTCACCCTGCATGCGATGGCGGACGCCGAGCCGCCACTCAGCTTGCCTTGAAGAGGGAGACAGCCATGCTTCGTGTCCTCCTGATCGACGATACCCCGCGCAAGGTCGGGCGCCTGCGCACCGCCCTGATAGAGGCCGGCTTCGAGGTGATCGAGGAGTCCGGCCTGACCATCGATCTGCCCGAGCGCGTCGAGGCGATTCGTCCCGACGTGGTGCTGATCGACACCGACTCCCCCGGCCGCGACGTGATGGAACAAGTGGTGATGGTGACCCGGGACCAGCCGCGGCCCATCGTCATGTTCACCGACGACAGCAACCCGGACGCCATGCGCCAGGCGATCCGTGCGGGCGTCAGCGCCTACATCGTCGAGGGTATTCAGGCCCAGCGCTTGAAGCCGATCCTCGACGTCGCCATGGCCCGCTTCGAGAGCGACCAGGCCATCCGTGCGCAACTGCATGCGCGCGACCAGCAACTGGTCGAACGCAAGCGCATCGAGCTGGCCAAGGGCATGCTGATGAAGATGCGCAGCTGCAACGAAGAAGAGGCCTACACCCTCATGCGTCGCCAGGCCATGAGCCGCCAGCAGAAGCTGATCCAGGTGGCCGAACAAATCATCGCAATGAACGATCTGCTGGGGCAGTAAGCCCGCATCACCAGTAGGAGCAGGCTCTGCCTGCGACCCTGGCCACGCCGGTGGATGCCTCAAGCCGCGCCGCTGGACGCCCCAAAGGTCGCGGGCAGAGCCCGCTCCTACAGACGGCCCCGACCCCATCAGGCAGCACCGCTACGCTGCAAGTCCCTCCAGCATCCGCAGCTCCTGTAGGAGCAGGCTCTGCCTGCGACCCTGGCCACGCCGGTGGATGCCTCAGACCGCGTCGCGGGATGCCCCAAAGGTCGCGGGCAGAGCCCGCTCCTACAGACGGATCCGACCCCGTCACGCAGCACCGCTACGCTGAAAATCCCTCAAGCATCCGCAGCTCCTGTAGGAGTAGGCTCTGCCTGCGACCCTGGCCACGCCGCTGGATACCTCAAGACCGCGTCGCGGGATGCCCCAAAGGTCGCGGGCAGAGCCCGCTCCTACAGACGGATCCGACCCCGTCACGCAGCACCGCTACGCTGCAAATCCCTCAAGCATCCGCCGCCCCTGTAGGAGCAGGCTCTGCCTGCGACCCTGGCTGCGCCGGTGAATACCTCAAGATCGCGTCGCGGGATGCCCCAAAGGTCGCGGGCAGCCCGCTCCTACAGACGGCCCGATCCCGTCACGCAGCACCGCTACGCTGCAAATCCCTCAAGCATCCGCAGCTCCTGTAGGAGCAGGCTCTGCCTGCGACCCTGGCTGCGCCGCTGGATACCTCAAGACTGCGTCGCGGGATGCCCCAAAGGTAGAGCCCGCTCCTACAGACGGATCCGACCCCGTCACGCAGCACCGCTACGCTGCAAATCCCTCAAGCATCCGCCGCCCCTGTAGGAGCAGGCTCTGCCTGCGACCCTGGCCCCGCCGGTGGCTGCCTCAAGACCGCGCCGCGGGATGCCCCAAAGGTCGCGGGCAGAGCCCGCTCCTACAGACGGACCCGACCCCGTCACGCAGCACCGCTACGCTGCACGTGCCTCCAGCATGCGCAGCCCCTGTAGGAGCAGGCTCTGCCTGCGACCGTGGTTGCGCCGCTGAATACCTCAAGACTGCGTCGCTGGATGCCCCAAAGGTCGCGGGCAGAGCCCGCTCCTACAGACGGACCCGACCCCGTCAGGCAGCACCGCTACGCTGCAAATCCCTCAAGCATCCGCAGCTCCTGTAGGAGCAGGCTCTGCCTGCCACCCTGGCTGCGCCGCTGGATACCTCAAGACTGCGACGGCGATGCCCCGGCGGCCCCAAAAGCGCGCCCGACCGCCTCGTGCTGCACGAACTTCGCTCCCCGCGCCCGGCTACTCGTCGCGCCGCCAACTGACGGCACCTCGCGACCAAACAATCACAACCATTTGATTTAAATCGATTTTTAAAGGAATTTCGCGCCGAAGCAGAACCTGGCAAGCCCCTTGCAATCACCTTGGCACCACGTCTTCGGGTCGCCAACGGCGGTGATCGGGACGAATTGACAAAGGCGTCAACGGTGCCCGCTCTGCGCATGCAGAGGGGCGTCCGTTGCGCCTTTTTTTCGTTTCGCGATTGAGGGATAAATCATGCGCAAGACCCGCCGTACGCTGCTGAAAACGCTAGTGGCCTCCGCCCTGCTGCCGCTATTGCCATTGACCGCCTGGGCCGCGGCGCCGGAAAAGGAAGAGCTCAAGCTCGGTTTCATCAAGCTCACCGACATGGCGCCGCTCGCCATCGCCTACGAAAAGGGCTTCTTCGAGGACGAAGGGCTATACGTCACCCTCGAAGCCCAGGCCAACTGGAAGGTGTTGCTGGACCGCGTCATCGACGGCGAACTGGACGGCGCGCATATGCTCTCCGGACAGCCGCTCGGCGCCACCATTGGTTTCGGCACCAAGGCCGACATCATCACGGCGTTCACCATGGACCTCAACGGCAACGCCATCACCCTGTCCAACGCCGTTTGGGAGCAGATGAAGCCCCACCTAGCCATGGCCGATGGTAAGCCGGTCCATCCGATCAAGGCCAACGCGCTCAAGCCGGTCATCGAGCAATTTCACGCCGCCGGCAAGCCGTTCAACCTGGGTATGGTCTTCCCGGTGTCCACCCATAATTACGAGTTGCGCTACTGGCTGGCCGCTGGCGGCATCCATCCGGGCTACTACGCGCCCGCCAAGGGCGACATCAGTGGCCAGATCGATGCCCAGGCGTTGCTTTCGGTCACCCCGCCGCCACAGATGCCCTCAACGATGGAAGCCGGCACGATCAACGGTTACAGCGTCGGCGAACCCTGGAACCAGCAGGCGGTGTTCAAAGGCATCGGCGTGCCGGTGGTGGCGGATTATGCGATCCGCAAGAACATGTCGGAGAAGGTCTTCGGCGTCTCCAAGGCCTGGGCCGAGGCCCATCCGGAAACCCACAAGCGCCTGGTCAAGGCCCTGATCCGCGCCGGCAAATGGCTGGATGAGGACAACAACGCCAACCGCCGGGAAGCCGTGGAAATCCTCTCGCGTCCGGAGTATGTCGGCGCCGACGCAAAAGTCATCGCCAACTCCATGACCGGCACGTTCGAGTTCGAAAAGGGCGACAAGCGCGAAGTGCCGGATTTCAACGTGTTCTTCCGTTACCACGCGACCTACCCCTACTACTCCGACGCCATCTGGTACCTGACCCAGATGCGCCGCTGGGGCCAGATCGCCGAGGCGAAGCCGGACAGCTGGTACCTGGAAACCGCCAAGCGCGTCTACCGCCCGGACATCTACCGCCAGGCGGCCGACGAGCTGATCGCCGACGGCCTGCTCAGCGCCGAAGACGTGCCGCCCGCCGATGAAGACGGCATTCGCGAGCCGCTGGCCGACACCATCGACGGCATCACCTACGACGGCCATACGCCTAACGCCTACCTCGACCAGTTCGCGATCGGCCTCAAAGGCGATACCACGCTCTGATCCGCGCATGGGAGGCGCAGGCCTCCCGATCCAGGAGGACACATCGATGAGCAACCCAGCCGTCGTGCAAAACATCAAAGAGACCTTGGAGGCTGGCCGTCAGGCGCGGCTCAAGCGCTGGCTGCCGCAAGTGATCATGCCGCTGGTGGGCGTCCTTGCCTTCCTGCTGTTCTGGCAGTTGCTGGCATCGAACATTCAGACCAGCCTCGGCCAATTCCCCGGGCCGAGCCAGGTCGCCGAGCAGTTCACCGGCCTGGTCGATGCGCATATCCAGTCGCGGGAAAAGGCCGCCGCCTTCTACCTTCGGCAGGAGGAACGCAACGCCGCCACGCTGGCCAAGAACCCCGACGCCGTTGTGAAGATCCGTCCGTACACCGGCAAGCCGACCTTCTTCGAACAGATCGTCACCAGCCTCTACACCGTGATGACCGGCTTCGCCCTCGCCTCGCTGATCGCCGTACCGCTGGGCATCGTCTGCGGCCTGAGCAAGACGGTATACAGCGCGGTGAACCCGCTGATCCAGATCTTCAAGCCGGTGTCGCCGCTGGCCTGGCTGCCGCTGGTGACCATGGTGGTCAGCGCCGTCTACGTCAGCGACGACCCGCTGTTCGCCAAGTCCTTCGTCACCTCGGCGCTGACCGTCGCGCTCTGCTGCCTGTGGCCGACGGTGATCAACACCACGGTCGGCGTGGCGAACCTGGACAAGGACCTGACCAACGTCAGCCGCGTGCTGCGCCTGTCGCCGCTCAGTCATGTGCGCCGCATCGTCCTGCCCGCTGCCATTCCGATGATCTTTACCGGGCTGCGGCTGTCGCTGGCGACCAGCTGGATGGTGCTGATTGCCGCGGAAATGCTGGCGCAGAACCCCGGCCTCGGGAAATTCATCTGGGATGAGTTCCAGAACGGCAGCTCCAACTCGCTCGGCCGGATCATGGTCGCGGTGATCGTTATCGGCCTGATCGGCTTCGCCCTGGACCGCATCATGCTGATGCTCCAGCGCCGCGTGAGCTGGGACAAGAACGCAGACCTGCGCTGAGGAAATCACATGAACAACGCCCATCTCGAACTCACCGGCGTCGGTATCAGCTTTCCCACGGACAAGGGGCTCTACTGCGCGCTACAGAACGTCAACCTGCGCATCGCCAAGGGCGAGTTCGTCTCGCTGATCGGCCACTCCGGCTGCGGCAAGTCGACCGTCCTCAACATCGTCGCCGGGCTGTATCAGGCCACCACCGGCGGCGTGATCCTCGACGGCCGCGAGGTCAACGAACCTGGCCCGGAGCGCGCCGTGGTGTTCCAGAACCACAGCCTGCTGCCCTGGCTCAGCTGCTACGAAAACGTCGAACTGGCGGTACGGGAAGTCTTCCGGGGCCAGAAAAGCAAACGGGAAATGCGCGACTGGATCGAGCACAACCTCGAGCTGGTGCACATGACCCACGCCCGCGACAAACGCCCCAGCGAAATTTCCGGCGGGATGAAACAGCGCATCGGCATCGCCCGTGCGCTGGCCATGCAACCCAAGGTGTTGCTGATGGACGAGCCCTTCGGTGCCCTCGATGCGCTGACCCGCGCGCATCTGCAGGACTCGCTGATGGAGATCCACGCCGACCTTGGCAACACCGTGATCATGATCACCCATGACGTCGACGAAGCCGTGCTGCTGTCCGATCGCATCGTGATGATGACCAACGGTCCCTCGGCCACCATTGGCGAGATCCTGCGTGTCGAGCTCAAAAATCCCCGCGACCGCATGACCTTGGCCCACGACGCCCAGTACCACGCCTACCGGGCGCAGGTTCTGGAGTTCCTCTACCAGCGCCAGCAGCGGCCGGCGGCCTGACAAGCCACCAGGAAGGTCATCGACAAAGGATCACGCGCATGGACAGAGTTTTGAACGGCACGCGTACAACGCACGCCGCGCCGCACGCAACCACCGCCGCCTTGCAGTCCTACGTGGATTGGCTGGTGCTCGCCGCCTGGGCCATGGCCTGTATTGCGGGCCTCTGGCAGCAGCAATGGCTGGCCCTGGCCCTCGCCTGCATCGCCGCAGGTCTGCAACTGACGCAACAGCGCAAACGCCGCGAACATCAGCGCCACCGAGAGCATTTGCTGGCCATGCTCGGCCAACAGCAAGGGCTCGACCAGCCTCGTGAGGATCTGGTCGCCGCCTTCGGCGCTCAGTCGCTGCGCGGCGAACGTTTACGAAGTGAGGTGCAGTTCGCC
This DNA window, taken from Stutzerimonas stutzeri, encodes the following:
- a CDS encoding ANTAR domain-containing response regulator → MLRVLLIDDTPRKVGRLRTALIEAGFEVIEESGLTIDLPERVEAIRPDVVLIDTDSPGRDVMEQVVMVTRDQPRPIVMFTDDSNPDAMRQAIRAGVSAYIVEGIQAQRLKPILDVAMARFESDQAIRAQLHARDQQLVERKRIELAKGMLMKMRSCNEEEAYTLMRRQAMSRQQKLIQVAEQIIAMNDLLGQ
- a CDS encoding CmpA/NrtA family ABC transporter substrate-binding protein, whose translation is MRKTRRTLLKTLVASALLPLLPLTAWAAAPEKEELKLGFIKLTDMAPLAIAYEKGFFEDEGLYVTLEAQANWKVLLDRVIDGELDGAHMLSGQPLGATIGFGTKADIITAFTMDLNGNAITLSNAVWEQMKPHLAMADGKPVHPIKANALKPVIEQFHAAGKPFNLGMVFPVSTHNYELRYWLAAGGIHPGYYAPAKGDISGQIDAQALLSVTPPPQMPSTMEAGTINGYSVGEPWNQQAVFKGIGVPVVADYAIRKNMSEKVFGVSKAWAEAHPETHKRLVKALIRAGKWLDEDNNANRREAVEILSRPEYVGADAKVIANSMTGTFEFEKGDKREVPDFNVFFRYHATYPYYSDAIWYLTQMRRWGQIAEAKPDSWYLETAKRVYRPDIYRQAADELIADGLLSAEDVPPADEDGIREPLADTIDGITYDGHTPNAYLDQFAIGLKGDTTL
- a CDS encoding ABC transporter permease, yielding MSNPAVVQNIKETLEAGRQARLKRWLPQVIMPLVGVLAFLLFWQLLASNIQTSLGQFPGPSQVAEQFTGLVDAHIQSREKAAAFYLRQEERNAATLAKNPDAVVKIRPYTGKPTFFEQIVTSLYTVMTGFALASLIAVPLGIVCGLSKTVYSAVNPLIQIFKPVSPLAWLPLVTMVVSAVYVSDDPLFAKSFVTSALTVALCCLWPTVINTTVGVANLDKDLTNVSRVLRLSPLSHVRRIVLPAAIPMIFTGLRLSLATSWMVLIAAEMLAQNPGLGKFIWDEFQNGSSNSLGRIMVAVIVIGLIGFALDRIMLMLQRRVSWDKNADLR
- a CDS encoding ABC transporter ATP-binding protein, with product MNNAHLELTGVGISFPTDKGLYCALQNVNLRIAKGEFVSLIGHSGCGKSTVLNIVAGLYQATTGGVILDGREVNEPGPERAVVFQNHSLLPWLSCYENVELAVREVFRGQKSKREMRDWIEHNLELVHMTHARDKRPSEISGGMKQRIGIARALAMQPKVLLMDEPFGALDALTRAHLQDSLMEIHADLGNTVIMITHDVDEAVLLSDRIVMMTNGPSATIGEILRVELKNPRDRMTLAHDAQYHAYRAQVLEFLYQRQQRPAA